A DNA window from Bombus huntii isolate Logan2020A chromosome 10, iyBomHunt1.1, whole genome shotgun sequence contains the following coding sequences:
- the LOC126870463 gene encoding carboxypeptidase Q-like isoform X3 has product MFLSIKFLIITWLFRLQFAIALESDETNSVNTCNLPQNLIQEIDSYEPFVHAIINETLYGSFKGTTWNELAYFVDTFGPRFTGTAVLERSIDYVLNKSLEFGLDNVHGESVSVPHWVRGKESATLLKPRRKDIALLGLGYSVGTPPEGITAKAIVVNSFKELEERKHEVRGKIVVFNEKYVSYDKTVKYRDEGATEASKHGAVAALIRSVTPYSLYSPHTGMQTYGENVTKIPVACITVEDASLLRRMSDRGAVLEINLKMQAKNLPNKVSRNVIAELKGSKAPEKVVVISGHIDSWDVGQGAMDDGGGAFISWQALKLLKHLNYKPRRTVRMIMWTAEELGIIGGNHYIKSHKSEEKNLQFVLESDGGTFKPLGFEVTGTEEVVCILERIMKLFSIMGDMKLRSPCDGPDIASWVDAGVPGGSLWTQDEQYFYYHHTNADTMLVEDPEALDKGTALFAALSYVLAELSVDLPRHK; this is encoded by the exons ATGTTTTTATCcatcaaatttttaataatcacATGGCTCTTCCGACTACAATTTGCGATAGCACTGGAGAGTGATGAAACAAACAGCGTTAATACGTGTAACCTGCCGCAGAACCTTATACAAGAGATAGACTCGTACGAACCCTTTGTTCATGCTATAATAAACGAGACTTTATACGGATCGTTCAAAGGAACGACTTGGAATGAATTAGCTTACTTCGTTGACACATTTGGTCCGAGATTTACTGGTACTGCAGTGCTAGAGCGTTCCATTGATTATGTGTTAAATAAATCTTTGGAGTTTGGTTTGGATAATGTACACGGTGAATCCGTTAGTGTGCCACATTGGGTCAG AGGAAAGGAATCAGCGACGCTTTTAAAGCCAAGACGCAAAGATATTGCTCTTCTGGGATTAGGTTACAGTGTTGGGACTCCACCCGAAGGAATAACCGCAAAGGCTATCGTCGTGAACAGTTTCAAAGAACTTGAAGAAAGAAAGCACGAG GTCCGAGGAAAGATCGTTGTATTTAATGAGAAATATGTTTCGTATGATAAAACGGTAAAGTATCGAGACGAAGGAGCAACAGAAGCATCGAAACATGGTGCTGTTGCTGCTTTAATTAGATCCGTTACACCATATTCTTTGTATTCCCCACATACGGGTATGCAAACGTACGGCGAGAATGTGACTAAAATTCCGGTAGCTTGTATCACGGTTGAAGATGCCAGCTTGTTGAGAAGGATGTCTGATAGAG GTGCAgttttagaaataaatttaaaaatgcagGCGAAAAATTTGCCGAACAAAGTATCACGAAATGTAATAGCTGAATTGAAAGGTTCCAAGGCGCCGGAGAAAGTTGTAGTTATATCTGGTCACATCGACAGTTGGGACGTTGGTCAGGGCGCAATGGACGATGGCGGTGGTGCATTTATTTCGTGGCAAgcattaaaattattgaaacacCTTAATTATAAACCACGACGAACAGTAAG AATGATCATGTGGACGGCTGAAGAACTTGGAATCATAGGAGGTAATCATTATATCAAAAGTCATAAAAGCGAAGAGAAGAATTTACAGTTCGTGCTGGAATCGGATGGGGGCACGTTCAAGCCACTAGGTTTTGAAGTTACCGGAACCGAAGAAGTTGTGTGCATCCTAGAAAGAATCATGAA gcTGTTCTCTATCATGGGAGATATGAAGCTTCGTAGTCCCTGCGACGGCCCTGATATCGCTTCTTGGGTAGATGCAGGAGTACCAGGAGGTTCTCTTTGGACTCAAGACGAACAATACTTTTATTACCATCATACGAATGCGGATACTATGTTGGTTGAAGATCCGGAAGCTCTTGATAAGGGAACAGCCCTATTTGCAGCATTATCTTATGTACTTGCGGAGCTTAGCGTCGATCTTCCACGTCACAAGTGA
- the LOC126870463 gene encoding carboxypeptidase Q-like isoform X1 translates to MYTIDKSSEDKQSPSPPFFSSFRFPSTRILYVYIYLSQTDETLVDRRFLRRDPVLLQICAYILKPVWFCFICFEENTKRKLEEFILFNNMFLSIKFLIITWLFRLQFAIALESDETNSVNTCNLPQNLIQEIDSYEPFVHAIINETLYGSFKGTTWNELAYFVDTFGPRFTGTAVLERSIDYVLNKSLEFGLDNVHGESVSVPHWVRGKESATLLKPRRKDIALLGLGYSVGTPPEGITAKAIVVNSFKELEERKHEVRGKIVVFNEKYVSYDKTVKYRDEGATEASKHGAVAALIRSVTPYSLYSPHTGMQTYGENVTKIPVACITVEDASLLRRMSDRGAVLEINLKMQAKNLPNKVSRNVIAELKGSKAPEKVVVISGHIDSWDVGQGAMDDGGGAFISWQALKLLKHLNYKPRRTVRMIMWTAEELGIIGGNHYIKSHKSEEKNLQFVLESDGGTFKPLGFEVTGTEEVVCILERIMKLFSIMGDMKLRSPCDGPDIASWVDAGVPGGSLWTQDEQYFYYHHTNADTMLVEDPEALDKGTALFAALSYVLAELSVDLPRHK, encoded by the exons ATGTATACTATAGATAAATCTTCTGAAGATAAGCAGAGTCCTTCTCCTCCATTCTTCTCCAGTTTCCGATTCCCCTCTACTCGTATTCTGTAcgtctatatatatttgagtcAAACCGATGAGACATTAGTTGACAGGCGATTCTTGCGACGAGATCCTGTATTATTGCAAATATGCGCATATATACTTAAACCTGTCTGGTTTTGTTTTATTTGCTTtgaagaaaatacaaaa aGGAAACTAGAAGAATTTATCCTGTTCAACAACATGTTTTTATCcatcaaatttttaataatcacATGGCTCTTCCGACTACAATTTGCGATAGCACTGGAGAGTGATGAAACAAACAGCGTTAATACGTGTAACCTGCCGCAGAACCTTATACAAGAGATAGACTCGTACGAACCCTTTGTTCATGCTATAATAAACGAGACTTTATACGGATCGTTCAAAGGAACGACTTGGAATGAATTAGCTTACTTCGTTGACACATTTGGTCCGAGATTTACTGGTACTGCAGTGCTAGAGCGTTCCATTGATTATGTGTTAAATAAATCTTTGGAGTTTGGTTTGGATAATGTACACGGTGAATCCGTTAGTGTGCCACATTGGGTCAG AGGAAAGGAATCAGCGACGCTTTTAAAGCCAAGACGCAAAGATATTGCTCTTCTGGGATTAGGTTACAGTGTTGGGACTCCACCCGAAGGAATAACCGCAAAGGCTATCGTCGTGAACAGTTTCAAAGAACTTGAAGAAAGAAAGCACGAG GTCCGAGGAAAGATCGTTGTATTTAATGAGAAATATGTTTCGTATGATAAAACGGTAAAGTATCGAGACGAAGGAGCAACAGAAGCATCGAAACATGGTGCTGTTGCTGCTTTAATTAGATCCGTTACACCATATTCTTTGTATTCCCCACATACGGGTATGCAAACGTACGGCGAGAATGTGACTAAAATTCCGGTAGCTTGTATCACGGTTGAAGATGCCAGCTTGTTGAGAAGGATGTCTGATAGAG GTGCAgttttagaaataaatttaaaaatgcagGCGAAAAATTTGCCGAACAAAGTATCACGAAATGTAATAGCTGAATTGAAAGGTTCCAAGGCGCCGGAGAAAGTTGTAGTTATATCTGGTCACATCGACAGTTGGGACGTTGGTCAGGGCGCAATGGACGATGGCGGTGGTGCATTTATTTCGTGGCAAgcattaaaattattgaaacacCTTAATTATAAACCACGACGAACAGTAAG AATGATCATGTGGACGGCTGAAGAACTTGGAATCATAGGAGGTAATCATTATATCAAAAGTCATAAAAGCGAAGAGAAGAATTTACAGTTCGTGCTGGAATCGGATGGGGGCACGTTCAAGCCACTAGGTTTTGAAGTTACCGGAACCGAAGAAGTTGTGTGCATCCTAGAAAGAATCATGAA gcTGTTCTCTATCATGGGAGATATGAAGCTTCGTAGTCCCTGCGACGGCCCTGATATCGCTTCTTGGGTAGATGCAGGAGTACCAGGAGGTTCTCTTTGGACTCAAGACGAACAATACTTTTATTACCATCATACGAATGCGGATACTATGTTGGTTGAAGATCCGGAAGCTCTTGATAAGGGAACAGCCCTATTTGCAGCATTATCTTATGTACTTGCGGAGCTTAGCGTCGATCTTCCACGTCACAAGTGA
- the LOC126870463 gene encoding carboxypeptidase Q-like isoform X2, with the protein MRKLEEFILFNNMFLSIKFLIITWLFRLQFAIALESDETNSVNTCNLPQNLIQEIDSYEPFVHAIINETLYGSFKGTTWNELAYFVDTFGPRFTGTAVLERSIDYVLNKSLEFGLDNVHGESVSVPHWVRGKESATLLKPRRKDIALLGLGYSVGTPPEGITAKAIVVNSFKELEERKHEVRGKIVVFNEKYVSYDKTVKYRDEGATEASKHGAVAALIRSVTPYSLYSPHTGMQTYGENVTKIPVACITVEDASLLRRMSDRGAVLEINLKMQAKNLPNKVSRNVIAELKGSKAPEKVVVISGHIDSWDVGQGAMDDGGGAFISWQALKLLKHLNYKPRRTVRMIMWTAEELGIIGGNHYIKSHKSEEKNLQFVLESDGGTFKPLGFEVTGTEEVVCILERIMKLFSIMGDMKLRSPCDGPDIASWVDAGVPGGSLWTQDEQYFYYHHTNADTMLVEDPEALDKGTALFAALSYVLAELSVDLPRHK; encoded by the exons ATG aGGAAACTAGAAGAATTTATCCTGTTCAACAACATGTTTTTATCcatcaaatttttaataatcacATGGCTCTTCCGACTACAATTTGCGATAGCACTGGAGAGTGATGAAACAAACAGCGTTAATACGTGTAACCTGCCGCAGAACCTTATACAAGAGATAGACTCGTACGAACCCTTTGTTCATGCTATAATAAACGAGACTTTATACGGATCGTTCAAAGGAACGACTTGGAATGAATTAGCTTACTTCGTTGACACATTTGGTCCGAGATTTACTGGTACTGCAGTGCTAGAGCGTTCCATTGATTATGTGTTAAATAAATCTTTGGAGTTTGGTTTGGATAATGTACACGGTGAATCCGTTAGTGTGCCACATTGGGTCAG AGGAAAGGAATCAGCGACGCTTTTAAAGCCAAGACGCAAAGATATTGCTCTTCTGGGATTAGGTTACAGTGTTGGGACTCCACCCGAAGGAATAACCGCAAAGGCTATCGTCGTGAACAGTTTCAAAGAACTTGAAGAAAGAAAGCACGAG GTCCGAGGAAAGATCGTTGTATTTAATGAGAAATATGTTTCGTATGATAAAACGGTAAAGTATCGAGACGAAGGAGCAACAGAAGCATCGAAACATGGTGCTGTTGCTGCTTTAATTAGATCCGTTACACCATATTCTTTGTATTCCCCACATACGGGTATGCAAACGTACGGCGAGAATGTGACTAAAATTCCGGTAGCTTGTATCACGGTTGAAGATGCCAGCTTGTTGAGAAGGATGTCTGATAGAG GTGCAgttttagaaataaatttaaaaatgcagGCGAAAAATTTGCCGAACAAAGTATCACGAAATGTAATAGCTGAATTGAAAGGTTCCAAGGCGCCGGAGAAAGTTGTAGTTATATCTGGTCACATCGACAGTTGGGACGTTGGTCAGGGCGCAATGGACGATGGCGGTGGTGCATTTATTTCGTGGCAAgcattaaaattattgaaacacCTTAATTATAAACCACGACGAACAGTAAG AATGATCATGTGGACGGCTGAAGAACTTGGAATCATAGGAGGTAATCATTATATCAAAAGTCATAAAAGCGAAGAGAAGAATTTACAGTTCGTGCTGGAATCGGATGGGGGCACGTTCAAGCCACTAGGTTTTGAAGTTACCGGAACCGAAGAAGTTGTGTGCATCCTAGAAAGAATCATGAA gcTGTTCTCTATCATGGGAGATATGAAGCTTCGTAGTCCCTGCGACGGCCCTGATATCGCTTCTTGGGTAGATGCAGGAGTACCAGGAGGTTCTCTTTGGACTCAAGACGAACAATACTTTTATTACCATCATACGAATGCGGATACTATGTTGGTTGAAGATCCGGAAGCTCTTGATAAGGGAACAGCCCTATTTGCAGCATTATCTTATGTACTTGCGGAGCTTAGCGTCGATCTTCCACGTCACAAGTGA